One genomic window of Moorella glycerini includes the following:
- a CDS encoding zinc-dependent alcohol dehydrogenase — protein sequence MLALVKYAPGPGNMELRQLPEPEPGPGQVRLKVAYTGICGSDIHIYSGAIELNNYPLVPGHEISGIIDAIGPGVNEWKVGERVTTEHTFSTCGHCRYCRQGEYQECAVRRSLGFDTNGGFAEYVIVAADMLHRIPDKLPLEAAALSEPLAAAVHAVAKANIKWGDVVLIIGPGPMGQLVAQVAKAEGARIIVVGAPGDGERLQVASTLGADHTFHTGEEYIKEVLLDLTGGYGADVVLECSGAGGGAVLGLEVIRRQGTYIQVGLFGKPVELDYEKITYKELTIKGTFCHNWPDWEKALALMVAGKVRYQELITTCLPLVKWEEGFRLMAKRQGLKVLLMPGERRWT from the coding sequence ATGCTAGCGCTGGTGAAGTATGCCCCTGGTCCTGGGAACATGGAGCTCAGGCAACTGCCGGAACCAGAGCCTGGGCCGGGACAAGTAAGGCTTAAGGTAGCATATACTGGGATTTGCGGCTCTGACATACATATTTATTCGGGCGCTATTGAATTAAATAATTATCCACTAGTACCTGGCCATGAAATAAGCGGTATTATTGATGCTATCGGACCGGGAGTCAATGAATGGAAGGTGGGTGAGCGAGTAACAACCGAACATACTTTTTCCACCTGCGGCCATTGTCGCTATTGCCGCCAGGGTGAGTACCAGGAGTGTGCCGTCAGGCGCTCCCTGGGCTTTGATACTAATGGTGGTTTTGCTGAATATGTTATTGTAGCTGCTGATATGCTTCATCGTATTCCAGATAAACTTCCCCTGGAAGCGGCCGCCTTAAGTGAACCCTTAGCAGCTGCTGTTCATGCTGTGGCTAAGGCAAATATCAAATGGGGCGATGTTGTTCTGATTATTGGGCCCGGACCCATGGGGCAGTTAGTAGCCCAGGTAGCCAAGGCCGAAGGGGCAAGGATTATAGTCGTTGGCGCACCGGGAGATGGAGAACGTCTCCAGGTGGCTTCTACCCTTGGAGCCGACCACACTTTTCATACGGGGGAAGAGTATATAAAAGAGGTCCTCCTTGATTTAACGGGGGGCTACGGAGCGGATGTTGTGCTGGAATGCTCGGGTGCCGGGGGTGGAGCGGTCCTGGGACTTGAGGTTATTCGCCGTCAGGGGACATATATTCAAGTCGGCCTCTTTGGAAAGCCAGTAGAACTGGATTATGAAAAAATTACTTATAAAGAGTTGACGATAAAAGGGACTTTCTGCCATAACTGGCCCGACTGGGAAAAAGCCTTGGCCTTGATGGTGGCGGGGAAGGTAAGATACCAGGAATTAATTACCACCTGTCTGCCCCTGGTGAAGTGGGAAGAGGGCTTCAGATTAATGGCCAAACGTCAGGGTTTAAAGGTATTGTTAATGCCGGGAGAGAGGAGGTGGACATAG
- a CDS encoding zinc-dependent alcohol dehydrogenase, protein MRSIIFNAPGKLAMREIPMRPIADDEVLVKVEACGLCTWERSVYEGLEPAEFPFIGGHEIAGKVAAVGSKVMPAIAVGQPVAVASLTRCGECYYCQRGLNNQCLQVKSKPVNDQPWGPGGFAEYMYVKRYMVHPLANITNLDTGILAEPLACVIRAIRRADLRAGDTAVVIGAGLMGLLFTLVAKYYGARVIISQPSATRRQKAIDLGADYAFDPRQENFVDFVRGHTGGYGANVVFYTAGGQQAIVDGLKALAKDGHLVVYAPIHPEAALTLDINDFHYREITLTGSLMHDHQSFVTATELISRGVVRLSSFNILRMPFTQIETAIERAKDKNIHRILLYWPDSN, encoded by the coding sequence GTGCGAAGTATCATCTTTAATGCACCCGGGAAATTAGCCATGCGCGAAATACCTATGCGGCCCATAGCAGATGATGAGGTGCTGGTAAAGGTTGAGGCTTGCGGTCTTTGTACGTGGGAACGAAGTGTTTATGAAGGTCTAGAGCCGGCTGAGTTTCCTTTTATTGGCGGCCACGAAATAGCTGGGAAGGTAGCAGCTGTAGGTTCCAAGGTAATGCCAGCCATAGCGGTAGGACAACCAGTAGCTGTAGCCAGTTTGACCCGCTGCGGGGAATGTTATTATTGCCAACGCGGCTTAAATAACCAGTGTCTTCAAGTTAAGAGCAAACCTGTAAACGATCAGCCTTGGGGACCGGGAGGATTTGCTGAATATATGTATGTTAAACGTTATATGGTTCACCCCCTGGCTAATATTACTAATCTGGATACAGGTATCCTGGCTGAACCTTTAGCCTGCGTTATCAGGGCCATCAGGCGAGCCGATTTAAGGGCGGGTGACACCGCTGTGGTAATTGGCGCAGGGTTAATGGGCCTGCTTTTTACCCTGGTAGCGAAGTATTATGGAGCCAGGGTAATCATCAGTCAACCCAGTGCAACCCGCCGGCAAAAAGCTATCGACCTGGGGGCCGATTATGCCTTTGACCCTCGCCAGGAAAATTTCGTAGATTTTGTCCGGGGACATACCGGTGGTTATGGTGCCAACGTAGTTTTTTATACTGCCGGTGGCCAGCAGGCAATTGTTGATGGTCTAAAAGCCCTGGCCAAAGATGGCCATTTGGTAGTATATGCTCCGATACATCCTGAAGCAGCGTTAACCCTGGATATCAACGATTTTCATTATAGGGAAATTACCCTAACCGGGAGTCTAATGCATGATCATCAAAGCTTTGTCACGGCCACAGAATTAATATCTCGAGGGGTGGTTAGATTATCCAGTTTTAACATCTTACGTATGCCTTTTACCCAAATTGAAACTGCCATAGAGAGGGCTAAGGATAAAAACATCCATCGCATCTTGCTTTACTGGCCTGATTCCAATTAA
- a CDS encoding FGGY-family carbohydrate kinase → MGASYFLGIDTGTSGSKGVLVDLKGRIISSYTTRHTLLQPQPGWAEHDPETHWWGDFLTIVHHCLQEVQVNPQDIAGISFSGLVPNLCPLGADGRPVRPAILYRDNRAVKESQEINRLFNLSLGTAEVTPKLLWFKRHEPEHYRQTRVVLNAHSYLVYKLTGKFSTDCDTANIFGGIFDHRRCQWRTDLVAAMGLDPAMLPPVYRPTDIVGRVTPEAARITGLSPGIPVVAGNGDSFMSLLGAGVIHPGEAMIYFGTAGTMLICLTNLDQIASGPAISSGQVKFLANILTGGELTRWFREQVMLTSTPPDYADLEKMAQKISPGSEGLIILPHFMGERTPVVNPQARGIILGLTTAHTGAHLYRALMEAFGYALRDSYEQTKIPLKRVVATGGGARSQLWRQIVTDILGLPLEYTAKGDAALGNAYFAGYALGYFPNFEGIKNEWLQVEEVTTVNPTAHQFYEYYFGLYQILNKKLAPVYPQLAQLPGII, encoded by the coding sequence ATGGGCGCCAGTTATTTCCTGGGTATTGACACCGGTACTAGCGGTTCCAAGGGCGTGCTGGTTGATTTAAAGGGCCGCATCATATCCAGCTACACCACCAGGCATACTTTGCTCCAACCTCAACCTGGCTGGGCGGAACACGACCCGGAGACCCACTGGTGGGGAGATTTCCTTACTATCGTGCATCACTGCCTGCAAGAAGTTCAAGTTAATCCCCAAGATATTGCTGGTATCTCTTTTAGCGGGCTAGTACCTAACCTTTGTCCCCTCGGGGCTGATGGCCGGCCGGTTCGTCCGGCCATTCTATACCGTGATAATCGGGCGGTAAAAGAAAGCCAGGAAATAAACCGTCTCTTTAATTTATCCCTGGGAACAGCTGAGGTGACCCCGAAATTACTCTGGTTTAAGCGCCATGAACCTGAACATTACCGGCAGACCAGGGTTGTTTTAAATGCCCATTCCTATCTCGTGTACAAATTAACAGGTAAATTTAGTACTGATTGTGATACAGCCAATATTTTTGGTGGTATTTTCGACCACCGCCGCTGCCAATGGCGTACTGATCTGGTGGCTGCTATGGGTCTAGATCCTGCCATGCTACCTCCTGTTTATCGCCCTACTGATATCGTTGGCCGGGTAACTCCAGAGGCTGCCAGGATCACAGGCCTAAGCCCGGGAATACCTGTGGTAGCTGGTAATGGTGATTCGTTTATGTCTCTACTTGGAGCCGGCGTTATTCATCCTGGCGAGGCCATGATATACTTTGGTACTGCGGGTACCATGCTGATTTGCCTGACTAACCTTGATCAAATAGCCTCCGGCCCGGCTATCAGCAGTGGTCAAGTAAAGTTTCTCGCCAACATCCTCACTGGTGGTGAGCTTACAAGGTGGTTCCGGGAGCAGGTGATGCTTACGTCAACACCACCGGATTATGCTGACTTGGAAAAAATGGCACAAAAAATATCTCCTGGCTCGGAAGGACTAATTATTTTGCCCCATTTTATGGGTGAGCGAACGCCAGTTGTTAATCCCCAGGCGCGGGGTATAATCTTGGGTTTGACTACCGCCCATACTGGCGCCCACCTTTACCGGGCCTTAATGGAGGCTTTTGGTTATGCCCTGCGGGATAGTTATGAACAAACAAAAATCCCTTTAAAGCGGGTGGTAGCCACCGGTGGTGGTGCCCGCAGCCAACTTTGGCGCCAGATAGTTACTGATATTCTTGGACTACCTTTGGAGTATACTGCCAAGGGTGACGCTGCCTTGGGTAATGCTTACTTTGCTGGTTATGCCCTGGGTTATTTCCCGAACTTTGAGGGCATTAAAAATGAATGGCTACAGGTTGAAGAAGTTACAACTGTTAATCCAACTGCTCACCAGTTTTACGAATACTACTTTGGCCTTTATCAGATCCTCAATAAAAAGCTTGCACCCGTTTACCCGCAATTAGCTCAATTGCCAGGGATTATTTAA
- a CDS encoding LacI family DNA-binding transcriptional regulator, whose translation MDIKTIAAKAGVSIATVSRALNKPEMVRPQTRARIMQIVDEMQYSPNPLAKSLLTGRTYTVALVFPTLRNPYFSQLAEGCEAELSNAGYTTSIFSFEEEISKQRTIFNNIIRRHVDGIILAGSGSLQAGYQQILEGLNIPIVVVEDMPDLDTIPVRAGISCINIDDRQGTQMAIKYFLQKGHREIGIIAGEGQMLLTRRRLEAARSVLKEAGLTLNHIVNGSYISVESGYRGMLRLLDSDARMTAVFAFNDLLAIGALNAVLDRGLQVPGDVAIIGFDDIPLAAYTRPRLSTVHSPSNEIGAYAARMLLEHIAEEKAASTRRRVFIPAKLVIRETC comes from the coding sequence ATGGATATAAAAACTATCGCAGCCAAGGCCGGGGTTTCTATAGCTACAGTTTCACGGGCTTTAAATAAGCCCGAAATGGTGCGGCCGCAAACCCGGGCCCGGATTATGCAAATTGTCGACGAAATGCAATATAGCCCTAACCCTCTAGCCAAAAGCCTTTTAACAGGTCGTACCTATACTGTAGCCCTTGTGTTTCCCACCTTACGCAATCCCTATTTTAGCCAATTGGCCGAAGGATGTGAGGCAGAATTATCGAATGCCGGTTATACTACCAGTATCTTTTCCTTTGAGGAAGAAATCTCTAAGCAACGAACAATATTTAATAATATCATCCGGCGTCACGTAGATGGCATTATCTTAGCCGGTTCCGGTTCCCTGCAAGCAGGATACCAGCAGATTTTGGAGGGTTTAAATATCCCCATTGTTGTCGTCGAAGATATGCCTGACCTGGATACCATTCCTGTCCGGGCGGGTATTAGTTGCATCAACATAGATGACCGTCAGGGAACCCAGATGGCCATAAAATATTTCCTGCAAAAAGGCCACCGGGAAATAGGTATTATTGCCGGCGAAGGGCAAATGCTTTTAACAAGGCGGCGCTTAGAGGCAGCCCGATCAGTTTTAAAAGAAGCCGGGTTAACGTTAAACCATATTGTCAATGGCAGTTATATATCGGTAGAAAGTGGCTACCGGGGAATGCTTCGCTTACTGGATAGCGATGCCCGGATGACAGCTGTTTTTGCTTTTAATGACCTGCTGGCTATTGGAGCGCTTAATGCCGTCCTTGATAGGGGTTTGCAGGTTCCCGGAGATGTAGCTATTATCGGCTTTGACGATATCCCCCTGGCAGCTTACACGCGCCCACGTTTAAGTACCGTTCACTCTCCCAGCAATGAGATTGGTGCCTATGCAGCCAGAATGCTCCTGGAACATATCGCCGAAGAAAAAGCAGCTAGTACCAGGCGGCGGGTATTTATACCAGCCAAGCTGGTTATCCGGGAGACTTGCTAG
- a CDS encoding flavodoxin family protein yields the protein MIKLLGICGSPRKAATEYVLTEALKAAASIEGVTTELITLRNKKINFCLHCDRCVKNGLNYCPAHNDDMRPLYQVFYDADAYLLASPVYNMGATGQMVTFLNRFRPTYTLLKKDPFYFSRKVGGAITVGGTRNGGQETTLNVLLGFYYTHGILVASGGLGIYHGAAIWSQDRRAEGAQEDLLGLTNAQTIARRVAEAALMIKQGLEPPTLAPNVTGR from the coding sequence TTGATTAAACTTTTAGGTATTTGCGGCAGTCCGCGTAAAGCGGCCACCGAGTATGTGCTTACAGAAGCTTTAAAGGCTGCCGCCTCAATTGAAGGAGTTACTACCGAACTCATTACTTTACGCAACAAAAAAATAAATTTTTGTTTGCATTGCGATCGCTGTGTAAAAAACGGCTTGAATTACTGTCCCGCACATAATGACGATATGCGTCCTCTTTACCAGGTATTTTATGATGCTGACGCCTATCTCCTGGCTTCACCGGTTTACAACATGGGGGCGACCGGTCAAATGGTTACTTTCTTAAACCGTTTTCGCCCAACTTATACCCTGTTAAAAAAAGATCCTTTCTATTTTTCCCGAAAGGTAGGTGGGGCCATTACCGTCGGCGGTACCCGTAACGGCGGTCAGGAAACGACCTTGAATGTTTTACTGGGCTTTTATTATACCCACGGCATCCTGGTAGCCAGCGGTGGCCTCGGTATTTACCATGGTGCTGCCATCTGGAGTCAGGACCGGAGGGCAGAAGGGGCCCAGGAAGACTTGCTTGGGCTTACCAATGCCCAAACTATCGCCCGTCGGGTAGCTGAAGCCGCGCTGATGATTAAGCAAGGATTAGAGCCGCCAACCCTTGCGCCGAATGTTACCGGGAGGTAA
- a CDS encoding DUF2225 domain-containing protein, whose product MAASIEPLYNKRYQCLFCGQEFTNKKLRLSQVRQVKRDSDLCAYFEGENPYFYEVAVCPHCGYAFTSSFGPVKKERRELIIKEYIQKITRKDYTGPRNLNDALNVHKLGLLCGNLNQEKSSVLAGLCLHIAWFYRYSQEEEPEKKYLRYACDLYQEAYQKESGTAGGGSPNLIIYLIGELEGRLGNYQTATQWLARLLQVRHLEPYLRDLLRDRWEVYREHLKEGPPPASLAEGQ is encoded by the coding sequence GTGGCAGCTTCCATTGAACCCTTGTATAACAAACGCTACCAGTGCCTTTTCTGCGGCCAGGAATTTACCAATAAAAAGCTGCGCCTGAGTCAGGTGCGCCAGGTGAAACGCGATAGCGATTTGTGTGCCTATTTTGAAGGCGAAAACCCCTATTTTTACGAAGTGGCTGTTTGCCCCCACTGCGGTTATGCTTTTACCTCCAGCTTTGGCCCTGTCAAAAAAGAACGCCGGGAACTGATAATAAAAGAGTATATCCAAAAAATTACCCGTAAGGATTATACCGGTCCCCGTAATTTAAATGATGCCTTAAATGTACATAAGTTGGGTTTATTATGCGGCAACTTGAATCAAGAGAAAAGTTCGGTGCTGGCCGGCTTATGCTTACATATTGCCTGGTTTTACCGCTACAGCCAGGAAGAAGAACCGGAGAAAAAGTACCTCCGTTATGCCTGCGACCTCTACCAGGAAGCCTACCAGAAGGAAAGTGGGACTGCCGGAGGAGGGAGCCCCAACCTGATTATTTACTTAATCGGGGAATTAGAGGGACGTTTAGGCAATTATCAAACCGCCACCCAGTGGCTGGCACGCCTGCTGCAGGTACGCCATTTAGAACCTTACCTGCGCGACTTGCTGCGCGATCGTTGGGAAGTTTACCGCGAACATCTGAAAGAAGGGCCACCGCCCGCCAGCCTGGCGGAAGGGCAGTAG
- a CDS encoding flavodoxin family protein, whose protein sequence is MKIAAFVGSPHKNGNTARVVKQILTGAQSKGATTEIFYLYDYNIKPCLGCRYCEEKNVCKIVDDDVPLLHRAIRESNAIVLGTPTYYGDITGQFKQFVDRCYPFCKIVTDGKNKMEFYSIIPERKLGILVAVSGSMGPEVFDSHIKVAGHCFNDINAVFWRKILVPFTTWTPVTTSHAVMAEAFSSGVELVDAFNKHVSL, encoded by the coding sequence ATGAAAATTGCTGCTTTTGTCGGTAGCCCACATAAAAATGGCAATACAGCGAGAGTAGTAAAACAAATTCTCACCGGCGCCCAAAGCAAGGGGGCTACAACGGAAATTTTTTATCTCTATGATTACAATATTAAACCTTGCCTGGGCTGCCGGTATTGTGAAGAAAAGAATGTTTGCAAAATAGTAGACGATGATGTGCCTTTACTACACCGGGCCATACGAGAAAGTAATGCCATTGTGTTAGGAACCCCTACCTATTATGGCGATATTACTGGACAGTTTAAACAATTTGTTGACCGCTGTTACCCTTTCTGCAAAATAGTAACCGACGGGAAAAACAAAATGGAATTTTATAGTATAATTCCTGAACGAAAGTTAGGAATCCTTGTAGCTGTAAGTGGTAGCATGGGACCAGAAGTTTTCGATAGCCATATTAAAGTAGCCGGCCATTGTTTTAATGATATAAATGCTGTCTTTTGGCGTAAAATTTTGGTCCCTTTTACCACGTGGACTCCTGTCACTACAAGCCATGCCGTGATGGCTGAAGCTTTTTCTTCTGGTGTGGAACTTGTAGACGCATTTAACAAGCACGTTTCTCTTTAA
- a CDS encoding LacI family DNA-binding transcriptional regulator gives MNIDIKSIAAKAGVSVATVSRALNRPEMVRPATREKILALVEDLGYKPNPLARGLATGKTNQIALVVPTLNNSFFGQLAEGSQNFLISQGYSLVIFSSQGYAEKELTIIKNLDQRQVDGLILSGSGFFPSDYQPILEQIKVPAVLVEHLPDDPHLSSVYIDDRAGTTMAIQFLISRGHRQIGVIAGNPRMVTTCRRLQTVKYVLKEAGIPLTKKQVAYGDYALLESGANALLTLITKNSNPPTAIFAFNDILAIGALKAAQQLGIKIPADLAIIGFDDIPSAAFCTPSLSTIHSPSLELGRQAARLLLEQLNQENAPVKKVLLPVELVLRESC, from the coding sequence TTGAACATAGATATTAAATCTATTGCAGCTAAAGCCGGGGTGTCAGTAGCTACCGTTTCCCGGGCCCTCAACCGGCCCGAAATGGTCCGGCCCGCTACCAGGGAAAAAATCCTGGCTTTAGTTGAAGACCTGGGTTATAAACCCAATCCCCTTGCCAGGGGATTGGCGACAGGTAAAACTAACCAAATTGCCCTGGTAGTACCAACCTTAAATAATTCTTTTTTTGGTCAGCTGGCTGAAGGGAGTCAAAATTTTTTAATCAGCCAGGGATACAGTCTGGTTATCTTTAGCTCACAAGGCTATGCCGAAAAGGAATTAACAATTATCAAGAACTTAGACCAACGTCAGGTTGACGGGTTAATCCTGTCGGGGTCAGGTTTTTTCCCCAGCGACTACCAGCCGATCCTTGAACAAATTAAAGTTCCGGCCGTCTTGGTGGAGCATCTCCCTGATGATCCCCATTTAAGTTCTGTTTACATCGATGATAGAGCAGGTACTACGATGGCTATTCAATTTTTAATCAGCCGCGGGCACCGGCAAATAGGTGTTATTGCCGGGAATCCCCGGATGGTGACTACTTGCCGGCGCCTGCAAACCGTAAAATACGTTTTAAAAGAAGCTGGTATTCCTCTTACCAAGAAACAGGTTGCCTACGGAGATTATGCCTTGCTGGAATCAGGAGCCAATGCCCTGCTCACGTTAATTACTAAGAACTCCAACCCTCCCACTGCCATCTTTGCTTTTAATGATATCCTGGCCATCGGCGCCCTTAAGGCAGCTCAACAGCTGGGAATAAAAATACCTGCCGACCTGGCCATTATTGGTTTTGATGATATACCCTCAGCCGCCTTTTGTACCCCTTCATTAAGCACCATTCATTCCCCCAGCCTGGAACTGGGCCGGCAGGCCGCCAGGCTTCTCCTGGAACAATTAAACCAGGAAAACGCCCCGGTGAAAAAAGTCCTTTTACCGGTTGAACTGGTATTAAGGGAATCCTGCTAG
- a CDS encoding zinc-dependent alcohol dehydrogenase → MALTYKAAVMTAAKTIEFWDVPLPEPGQDEVLIRVQAVGICTWEQRIYQNGKPDSYPFWGGHEIAGLVDKLGPSLRNNLQVGDHVAIARLTRCGECYFCRRGLDNLCLYAETPLPGQPKGPRGFSEYLLVRSYECYKIPTDLDFTQASLAEPVACCVRSLRQLDVAFGDTVVIQGAGIMGIIHTKLCKLRGATVIISEPDVSRREAALKAGADYALNPLEENPAQFIRQHINSHGAEIVIFTAGGQAAFQQAVQTVAPGGRIMLYGSMHPSGVVTIDANDLHYREYRLLGSSRHDKESFREAVALLASGTIKVDELVSKVLPFSEVQAGFQLALAGGLYRVVLRMDN, encoded by the coding sequence ATGGCATTAACTTATAAAGCTGCCGTGATGACGGCTGCAAAAACTATTGAATTTTGGGATGTACCCTTACCGGAACCAGGTCAAGATGAAGTTTTAATTCGCGTCCAGGCCGTCGGTATCTGTACCTGGGAGCAACGAATTTACCAAAATGGCAAACCTGACTCCTATCCCTTCTGGGGAGGGCACGAAATTGCTGGCCTCGTCGACAAACTAGGTCCAAGCTTACGTAACAATCTTCAAGTAGGCGATCATGTCGCCATTGCCAGGCTTACCCGTTGCGGTGAATGTTATTTTTGCCGGCGGGGTTTGGATAATTTGTGCCTTTACGCCGAGACTCCCCTGCCCGGCCAACCTAAAGGTCCGCGCGGTTTTAGCGAATATTTGCTGGTGCGGAGCTATGAATGCTATAAAATACCAACGGACCTCGACTTTACCCAAGCCTCCCTTGCTGAGCCGGTTGCCTGCTGTGTCCGCAGTTTACGACAGTTGGATGTTGCCTTTGGCGATACAGTTGTAATCCAGGGTGCCGGTATTATGGGAATAATCCACACAAAATTATGCAAACTGCGGGGGGCCACTGTCATTATATCTGAACCAGATGTTTCCAGGCGCGAAGCCGCTTTAAAGGCTGGTGCTGATTATGCCCTTAACCCCCTGGAAGAAAACCCGGCACAATTTATCCGCCAGCATATCAATTCCCACGGAGCCGAAATAGTCATTTTTACAGCCGGAGGACAGGCTGCCTTCCAACAAGCAGTGCAAACGGTAGCTCCCGGTGGACGGATTATGCTTTACGGTTCCATGCACCCTTCCGGTGTTGTAACCATTGATGCCAATGACCTTCATTACCGCGAATACCGTCTCCTTGGCAGTTCACGCCATGATAAGGAAAGTTTCCGGGAAGCAGTGGCCCTATTGGCCTCTGGAACTATCAAGGTTGATGAGCTGGTGAGCAAAGTTTTACCTTTTTCTGAGGTCCAGGCCGGTTTTCAATTAGCTCTTGCCGGAGGGCTGTACCGGGTTGTACTCCGTATGGACAACTAG
- a CDS encoding class I fructose-bisphosphate aldolase: MGKYKRLQHILRPDGRTVIVAMDHGGTSGPIPGIIDPGATLAKVIAGGADAILTTVGVAKNFETALGPTGLIIRLDFPATDLVTGVYDCELFVEVEEAVRLGADAVILSAGPGKDVERKTLHNLARVARECERYGMPLIAEMYPGGFNGPPELMTIDNLKLAARIAAEWGADMVKIPYRPGFEAVTAGCYIPIVVLGGVKTNNLEVFFTNIAEALQAGAKGVAIGRNIWGHPEPSRIVKVLNALVHENTDVVTAMTFLHK; this comes from the coding sequence ATGGGTAAGTATAAGCGCTTACAACACATCTTGCGTCCTGATGGGCGTACTGTTATTGTCGCTATGGATCATGGGGGGACTTCTGGTCCCATACCAGGTATTATCGATCCTGGGGCTACCCTGGCTAAGGTCATTGCTGGCGGTGCTGACGCCATTTTGACCACCGTGGGGGTGGCAAAAAACTTCGAAACCGCCCTTGGTCCTACTGGTCTTATAATACGGTTAGATTTTCCGGCCACCGATCTGGTAACTGGAGTTTACGATTGCGAACTTTTTGTTGAAGTGGAGGAAGCTGTCCGCCTTGGTGCTGATGCAGTCATCCTGTCAGCAGGTCCCGGTAAAGATGTTGAACGTAAAACCTTGCATAATCTGGCCCGGGTGGCCCGGGAATGCGAACGCTACGGTATGCCGCTAATTGCTGAAATGTACCCCGGAGGTTTCAATGGGCCACCCGAGTTGATGACCATTGATAATTTAAAGCTAGCAGCGCGAATTGCTGCTGAGTGGGGTGCCGATATGGTCAAAATACCCTATCGCCCCGGTTTTGAAGCTGTAACCGCAGGCTGCTATATCCCCATCGTAGTTTTAGGCGGAGTTAAGACAAATAATCTGGAGGTTTTCTTCACTAACATTGCCGAAGCTCTCCAGGCTGGCGCTAAAGGCGTGGCCATTGGCCGCAATATCTGGGGCCATCCTGAACCCAGCAGGATTGTCAAGGTTTTAAATGCCCTGGTACATGAGAATACCGATGTAGTTACAGCAATGACTTTTTTGCATAAATAA